ACCTTTGCAAGTGTTGCTAATTCTCACCGACGCCTGAGAAGAGATATTAATGTAAAAGACACCAGAAAAGAGTTTTTACCCAATGGGCGGTGGATGTGCTAACCTGTTCAATAACTTGCTGTTTCACGTCCGAGACTCTTAAATCTCAATTGAGAATGGCAGTTGTAGGCAAGAGAAGAAGTAAGGTGAGACTTTTATACTGATAAGCGAGGAGATACACTCTCTTGCGTCTGCTGAAGCCAGAGTCTAGGGATGGCAGAATCAGGTGAACCGCCAGTCTCTAGACCCCAAATATCAGTTACAAGAAAACCATCTTTCCCTTTTTTCCACTTATCATGTTGTAGGCTGTAGCGGCCTAATAACATGATGCATGTTGTTATCACTATTTCCTGAATGCGAGGATTCAATTCAACCAGTCCTCTTTCGTAGATAAGACCAGGATAGAGCTTGTGAGGTCAACCTCATTACAGCAAATGTAAACAAGTTAGACGGTATCATCACGTGAGAGAGTTGTTGAAACCAAGAGATGTTGAAATAAGATCATAGAGTGGCATCGTAAGCTCCCACCATATGAATCTAGTACTTGAACAAGAGACTGTACATCCAAAAGAAAATGCTCGTCAAACACTAAAGTTTCACATGTGCGATCAAAGCTTAATAGATATGTAGAAACAAACCTGAACTTCAAGTGCTGTGTCCTTTGATAAAGTAAGCATTTGAACGGTTCCACGCTGAGTCAGCTGAAGTTTCTTCCCAACAAAAAGATCTGCTCGAAAGAGGGACAACCTCTGCATAAGCTATTAAAAGTTGCGCATAATGCGGTTTTGCGGAAATCAAAAGCAAGGCATTGGACACAGCAACGTCggagcatttttttttttaccacagCAGCAGTCTTCGGAGCTAGACCGCTTTTGAAATGCTGGCAATTTAGTGAGACAAACCCGAACAAAGAACAGTGAATAATATAAATGTGCTAGATTTTGGGTGAGAGTTGCTTTACTGCTTAGATAATCTGTAATGAAGGGATACAACTGCGCTCGAGTAAGCCCTCCTGTTGGTTCTTTCTCGAGTAAGGCTCTAACGGACCCGTGGAACATCACAAAGAGTGAGTGTGCTTCCCTGAGCATTCCCCTGAGTGCACCAATTCTCCATATAGCTCCTGTATCCTTATTTTTCTCCACAACCTGCCAATGTCTCTAGATCAGATTTTGTTCATTGACACTAGTGAAGACTACAATCAACTCATCGCTCATTTTAAAGATAGAGAATTGTGTTACCATCACCATCCAGATATCAGGTTCAGCCTCAAAGAAAATATGAGAATGTCTTTCTGCTTCTATGACCTCACAAGCTGCCTCCGGAGAAAAGAGTCTGCATTTATGCTCACACACCGTTGTCTCTAAATATCAACAAGATTTTTACACAGAATATCGACTAAAGTAATGCAAACCAAATCTTGGGGAGAGTGGTATTAGCAGGAGCTGACCTAGTAAAAGTATAAGACCTTCGCTGAGGCCGGTAACTGATAGCTGCGTGGAGACGTCTAGCTCAGGAGGATGAAAGAAGAGAATCTTGTCAAGCACACACAAAGTGTCAGTGAACACAGCAAAGCAACCAGTCTGTTTCAATATTTTTGCAACAGACAGCAACGTGCAGTTCAAATTTGATACGAAGAGAACATTCTCAAGAGTTAACTTCTTTAACAAGGGAAGTCGACCACACTTAGTAGCGTTTACAACACTACGATCAGCAAAAGAGACAGGACTATAAGCTCAAGATTGATCAGGAACACAATATAAAGAACTCTCAAAAAACTTCCTCAAAAACTTAAGCACACAATCTCAATCTCTTAAACTCTTTTAAAAGGTATGCAACACTCTtgcaactctttatatagaTGTTATGTTTCCTAGACTCTTAGGAACTAACTTTCCTAAACtcttaggaactaacttttctAAAACATATCTAAATTAGGAATATAACTTGCCCTCTAAGTTAACTTCATGTTTatctccaacattctcccctttAAACTTGAAGTTAACTTCTCCAATGTCTTGAACTCCCACAAGTTCCTtcatctccttgaacttgattctCCCTAAAGCTTTAGTTAAGATGTCTGCCTTTTGATCAGTCTCTGGAACATGCTGTACGTCGACTAGCTCATTTTTGATGCACTCACGGATAAAATGGTATCGTTTGTGTATATGTTTGCTGCGACCATGGAATACAGGGTTCTTAGTGAGTGCTATGGCAGATTTATTATCAAGCCGTATCTCCACTCGATCACTCGGTGTTCCAACAGTTTCTTTTAACAGCTCTTGAAGCCATATGGCTTGTTTTGCGGCTTCGGTTGCTGCCATAAACTCAGCCTCACAAGATGATAAAGCCACCGTCTCTTGCTTCTGAGGACACCAAGTAATTGGACAACCATTTAGATAAAACACGTGACCTGTAGTACTTCTGCCGTCATCTTCGTCGATGTTATGACTTGAGTCACTAAATCCCTCAAGCTTCATATCGTTTGCTCTTTCATATACGAGACCAAGTCTTGTCGTTCCCTTTAGGTACCTTAGTACCTGTTTTAATGCTGCTCCATGAGATACCTTTGGATTATGCATGTATCTACTGAGCAATCCAACGCAGAAACCAAGGTCAAGCCGAGTGTGAAGTAAGTAGCGCAAGCACCCGATCTTACGTCTATAATCTCTTTCATCAATGCCATCTTCCTCGTCTGCCTTTGATATCTTTAGACCAAACTCCATGGGAGTTTGCGTAGCATTACACTCATCCATGCCAGACTCACTTAAGATTTTGCTGGCGTATCTTCCTTGCTGTAACGTTATCCTCCCCCTTTCTTGATGAACTTCAATCCCGAGGTAGTAAGTTAACAACCCGAAATCACTCATCTCAAAGTTGCTCGACATCTCTTTCTTAAACCCATGTAGCATAGACTGATCTGAGCCCGTGATCAATAAATCATCGACGTATACGGCGACTAGAAGAAGACGATCTCGCTCTTGCTTGCGATACAAGGCAGGCTCCTTTGAacatcttttgaattttatctgCTCTATGACTTTGTTAAGCTTTTCATTCCAAGCTCTCGGAGCTTGCCTcagtccatataaatatttattaagctTGTAtaccttctcttcttctcctttaacTTCAAATCTTTCTGGTTGTTTGACCTACACGATTTCTTTCAAGTCTCCATTGAGGAAAGCGGTTTTTACGTCTAGATGGTGGATCTCCCATCCCTTTGATGCAGCTAGAGCAATAAGAAATCTTACAGTTTCTATGCGTGCAACTGGTGCGAAGACCTCTTCAAAGTCAATACCATGACGTTGAATGTATCCTTTAGCTACTAATCTTGATTTGTACTTGTTGATGCTTCCATCTGCGTTccgtttgattttaaaaatccaCTTTAAGCCAATCGCTTTTACTCCTGGAGGTAGGTCAACGAGATCCCATGTTTTATTCTTGATAATTGAGTTAATCTCTTCTTTGCATGCTTCACGCCACACTCTTTCCTCCATTGCTGTTTTAAAATCCCACGGATCCTCGTTCAAGAGCAGCAAGAGACGCTCTCCTTCTTCCTCCACAAGATAGATATAATCATCGAGATACGCGGGTTTCTTACTGGTCCTGCTTGATCGTCGCACTTGAAgttcctctgtttcctctgaTGACTCTGGTTGCGAATCATTATTCTCTTCCTCGATAGCTTCTTCGATTGTATCTTCACCGTTGACTGTGTCACTCGTGGTTTCTTCAAGTCCCTGGTTCCCATACTCTCCTATCGTGACTAAAAATTCCAGGTTTCTCAGCTTCATCTCTTCGAGTCTTGTTCCATTCCCAAGCTTTATCTTTTTCGAATACAACATCTCTACTAACAACTATCCTTTGATGTGTGGGATCATACAATCTGTATGCTTTAGAACCGGGCTCAGTTCCACGGTGCACAAGAGTATGAGATCTTAAATCCAGTTTCTTCAAGTTTGCCGTCTCTACCTTAGCATGTACGACACACCCAAATACTTGTAGGTGTTTGATATTGGGTTTTATCCCTTTGAACGCCTCATATGGTGTTTGAGAGACCAGCGTCTTTGTTGCGATCCTATTTATGAGGTAGGTTGAGTGTCTTATAGCTTCGCCCCACAGATAGTTTGGTACCTCCATGTGCATCAAGAGGCTCCTTGTCATCTCTAACAAGGTTCTATTGCGTCTCTCCACCACACCGTTTTGCTGCGGGGTGTATGGAGCAGTTAGGTCTCGTTGTATTCCTGATTTTTCACAAAAATCACGAAATTCTGTGCTTGTGACTCTCCACCTCTGTCCGTTCTCAGTGTCTTGATGGTTTTTCCAGCTTCATGCTCAACTATCTTCTTAAAGCGTTTGAACTTGTCGAATGCCTctgattttttctttcaaaagtatAGACCACATATATCGTGAGCAGTCATCTATGAGCACGAATATATACCTATTTCTTCCAGCAGTGGATGGTGATATTGGTCCACAAAGATCACCATGTACGAGCTCTAATACTTCAGACGCACGGTACGGCGTCGATGTTGGGAATGGTCTCCTTGTTTGCTTAGCTCATAAGCAAGAGTTACAAATCTCTTTCTCGACCCTTAGCTCGGGTAGACCAGCGACAAGTTCCTTACTTATCATTGCTTTCATAGCATCAGCTCCAAGATGTCCAAGACGTGCATGCCATCGCGAGGCCTCACACTGTGTTTGTGTTTGTAAGAACTTCTGTTCTTCTATCTCCATCAGAACTTTATACAGCCGGTTTCTTGATCTTGGTGCCTTCACGATGAGGTTACCATCCTTATCATGTAGAGTAAGATAGTTCTCTCTCATTCTCACATCACATCCCGATTCCGTGGCTTAACCGAGGCTTATAATATTGCTCTTAAGTTCTGGGATAAAATAGACGTCTGCAAGTGTTTTCTTTTTCCCGTCTAGACTCACGAACAGAATGGAACCTTTCCCTTTGATATCTATCTTCAAATCATCTCCAAAACGAACTTTTCCCGTGATTGTGTCGTCTAAGAATTTAAAGTAGCTTAGGTTTCCAGTCATGTGGTTGCTGGCTCCGTTGTCTAAGTACCACACTCTGTCGCTATCAGTACTTGATTCAAACTCTTTAGGTTTCACGTTTCGTTCGTTGAGATAGACAATTTTGTGCATCATGAGTCTGTCGGCTTCTTGGGTTTCATCTCCATCTTTACTCTCAGTTGTTTCTTGTAGCTTAAGCAATCTATCGGGACATGTAGCTGAAAAGTGTCCTAGCTTGTCACATCTAAAACATGTGATCTTTGATGTGTCTCGACTTTCCCAATAAGATCTTCCGTTTTCTCGATTGTCCCAATACGACCTACcacgtcttcttcctctgcctTAGTATCGACCGCCTCGACCACGTCCTCCTTGATAGCCTCGGTATGCTTGTGGTTCTGCGTTAGTATACATGAGCTTGCTCTGATATTCTTGTgtgtcttcctcctcttcttccgcCATGATACGCTCCTCGTATGCTTTCAAACGCCCTATAACGTCTTCAAAACTCGCGGTGTTTAAATCCAATAGTTGCTTGAGCGAAGCGACTATATGGATATACTTCTTGCGTGGTAACGCTTGAAGGAATTTTTTTACGAGTTTCGCTTCATTCATACTCTCACCCAATGCAGCGGACTTTGATGATATCTCTGTTAACTTGCCCACGAAGTCATCAATCTTATCAGTTTCCTTCATCTTTAGCCGCTCGAATTCAGTCATCAAGGTTTGTAGCCTTGCTTCTCGAACCCTATCTGCTCCTACATGTCGGGTCTTTATTGCGTCCCAAACCTTTTTTGCGGTCTCAAGTGCTCCAACTTGTAGGATCAGAGTCTCCGGGATTGATTGAAAGAGAAGGGCTGTCACTAAGTCATTCTTGTCTCCTTCGGTTGATTCGCTCTCGACTGCTTCCCACACTTTATGAACCGTAAGTAGCATCTTCATCCGTATTGCCCATACGGTGTAATTGGTTGCTGTTAACATCGGACACTTTATGGATGAACCTCCATCCTTCTTAGTTGTCGTCATTACCAAGTCACCCATGATTCTCGATCAAACTCTTGATCAACTGTTGACAATCGgttttggctctgataccaaatacaAGCTCAAGATTGATCAGGAACACAATATAAAGAACTCTCTTTATTAGCTTAAGAAACTTCCTCAAAAACTTAAGCACACAATCTCAATCTCCTAAACTCTTTTA
Above is a genomic segment from Brassica oleracea var. oleracea cultivar TO1000 unplaced genomic scaffold, BOL UnpScaffold00737, whole genome shotgun sequence containing:
- the LOC106319976 gene encoding uncharacterized protein LOC106319976 gives rise to the protein MGDLVMTTTKKDGGSSIKCPMLTATNYTVWAIRMKMLLTVHKVWEAVESESTEGDKNDLVTALLFQSIPETLILQVGALETAKKVWDAIKTRHVGADRVREARLQTLMTEFERLKMKETDKIDDFVGKLTEISSKSAALGESMNEAKLVKKFLQALPRKKYIHIVASLKQLLDLNTASFEDVIGRLKAYEERIMAEEEEEDTQEYQSKLICDKLGHFSATCPDRLLKLQETTESKDGDETQEADRLMMHKIVYLNERNVKPKEFESSTDSDRVWYLDNGASNHMTGNLSYFKFLDDTITGKVRFGDDLKIDIKGKGSILFVSLDGKKKTLADDGNLIVKAPRSRNRLYKVLMEIEEQKFLQTQTQCEASRWHARLGHLGADAMKAMISKELVAGLPELRVEKEICNSCL